The following proteins are encoded in a genomic region of Gammaproteobacteria bacterium:
- a CDS encoding class I SAM-dependent methyltransferase — translation MHCPLCGHGRTVFYHQDARRPYRQCGCCQLVFVPPAYRLSPAAEKAHYDLHDNDPGDPGYRRFLSRLFEPVRQRVDPPARGLDFGSGPGPTLSVMFAEAGYDMAIYDPFYAPDDGVLRRTYDFVTASEVAEHLHAPGEVFTRLWNLIPPGGWLGLMTKLVSSQSAFANWHYKNDPTHVCFFSRDTFTWWAGRTGCVATFVGQDVILLRKPPQPTATAVRVHRH, via the coding sequence ATGCACTGCCCCTTGTGCGGCCACGGGCGCACGGTTTTTTATCATCAGGACGCGCGTCGGCCCTACCGTCAATGCGGCTGTTGCCAGTTGGTGTTCGTGCCGCCCGCTTATCGTCTGTCACCAGCGGCCGAGAAGGCGCACTACGACCTGCACGACAACGACCCGGGCGACCCGGGATACCGCCGGTTTCTGTCGCGGCTGTTCGAACCGGTGCGCCAGCGGGTGGACCCGCCAGCGCGGGGGCTGGATTTCGGCAGCGGGCCGGGGCCGACCCTGTCGGTGATGTTCGCCGAGGCGGGTTATGACATGGCCATCTACGATCCCTTCTACGCCCCGGATGACGGCGTTTTGCGGCGGACGTACGATTTTGTCACCGCCAGTGAAGTGGCCGAACATCTGCATGCGCCAGGCGAGGTGTTTACGCGGCTATGGAATCTGATCCCGCCCGGCGGCTGGCTGGGATTGATGACCAAGCTGGTCAGCAGTCAGAGCGCCTTCGCCAACTGGCACTACAAGAACGATCCGACCCACGTCTGTTTCTTTTCCCGCGACACCTTCACCTGGTGGGCCGGCCGTACGGGTTGCGTCGCCACGTTCGTGGGCCAGGATGTCATCCTGTTGCGCAAGCCGCCGCAGCCGACGGCAACAGCGGTGAGGGTTCACCGACACTAA